From Hominilimicola fabiformis, a single genomic window includes:
- a CDS encoding MATE family efflux transporter, with protein MLIGFSLPTILSMVFMSIYTTVDGLFVARLVNTDALSAVNIVMPMVFIATGIGTMFGSGGNALVAKKIGEGKKQEAREDFSLLLFTSFVVSLVISVLCFVFLKPLLRLLGSDDNLMTYCIEYMYPILIAMPFTVFGMMLSMSYITVGKAHFGLWMSILGGVLNIVLDGLFIAIFKWGIAGAAIATSIGYVTTSIIGLVYFFVNRKHELYIVKPKLRWHTIIKSCTNGSSEMIGVFAGSIVAILFNNILMRMAGSDGVASITIMLYVQELFNAVYRGYATGIAPVISYNFGRDDSVRLKRIHSISTKVILLASFVLTSVCIVLAPTLVEFFAGDNQSVLEMAVHGFRIFAISCLFVGINVYSSSLFTALNDGKTSAILSFCRTVVFLVVPVLVLPMIIGLDGVWWSMPIGELLSFAMSVYYFRKLYFRKVKA; from the coding sequence ATGTTAATCGGATTTTCATTGCCGACGATTTTGTCGATGGTATTTATGAGTATTTACACGACTGTTGACGGACTGTTCGTGGCAAGGCTTGTTAATACAGACGCACTGTCGGCGGTTAATATCGTAATGCCGATGGTATTTATCGCAACGGGAATAGGAACAATGTTCGGCAGCGGCGGTAATGCGTTGGTGGCGAAGAAAATAGGTGAGGGCAAAAAACAAGAGGCACGAGAAGATTTTTCACTGTTGCTTTTTACGTCGTTTGTTGTGAGTTTGGTTATATCGGTTTTGTGCTTTGTATTTTTAAAACCGCTTTTGAGGTTGCTTGGCTCTGACGATAATTTAATGACATATTGTATAGAGTATATGTATCCGATTTTGATAGCAATGCCGTTTACGGTATTCGGTATGATGTTGTCAATGTCGTATATAACGGTCGGAAAAGCACATTTCGGACTGTGGATGTCGATACTTGGCGGTGTGCTGAATATCGTGCTTGACGGGTTGTTTATAGCGATATTCAAGTGGGGTATTGCCGGTGCGGCTATTGCCACTTCAATAGGTTATGTTACAACGTCGATTATCGGACTTGTGTACTTCTTTGTGAACAGGAAACACGAACTGTATATAGTTAAACCAAAATTGAGATGGCACACGATTATTAAAAGCTGTACAAACGGCTCGTCTGAAATGATTGGAGTGTTCGCAGGAAGTATCGTTGCAATTTTGTTTAATAATATTCTAATGCGTATGGCAGGATCGGACGGTGTTGCGTCAATCACGATTATGCTTTATGTGCAGGAGCTTTTTAACGCGGTGTATCGTGGATATGCAACAGGTATTGCACCTGTCATCAGCTATAATTTCGGCCGTGACGATTCGGTGAGGCTGAAGAGAATTCACTCAATCAGTACAAAGGTTATATTGCTTGCGTCGTTTGTACTGACGAGTGTGTGTATTGTGCTTGCACCGACTTTGGTTGAATTCTTTGCCGGTGATAATCAGTCCGTTCTTGAAATGGCAGTGCATGGATTCAGAATTTTTGCGATAAGCTGTTTGTTTGTCGGAATTAATGTGTATTCATCATCACTGTTTACCGCATTGAATGACGGCAAAACATCCGCAATATTGTCATTTTGCAGAACTGTTGTTTTCTTGGTAGTGCCTGTGCTTGTACTTCCTATGATAATCGGCTTGGACGGTGTATGGTGGTCAATGCCGATAGGTGAATTGCTGTCGTTTGCAATGAGCGTGTACTATTTTAGAAAATTGTATTTCAGAAAAGTAAAAGCATGA
- a CDS encoding Fic/DOC family protein: protein MPEYSLNPLQDDCYENSTVLKNKFNIHDAEKLDIMERSITSMLIAKAMIEIPFENVDFEFYKNLHKYVFGDIYEWAGTIRTVDMSKKGTRFCPADKIEERGQRIFQKIINLNFLGNIKEDEFIVEFTDLYCDLNYLHPFREGNGRIQRLFLSMLVNSLGKSLNFSQIDADYLMIATIKSVSGDIFMLRDIFREYITQN, encoded by the coding sequence ATGCCTGAATATTCTTTAAATCCGTTGCAGGATGATTGTTATGAAAACAGCACTGTACTGAAAAATAAATTTAATATACACGATGCTGAAAAACTTGATATTATGGAACGTAGCATCACGAGTATGCTCATAGCAAAGGCAATGATAGAAATACCGTTTGAAAATGTTGATTTTGAATTTTATAAAAATTTGCACAAATATGTTTTTGGAGATATTTATGAATGGGCAGGTACAATTCGTACGGTAGATATGAGTAAAAAAGGTACAAGATTTTGTCCTGCCGATAAAATTGAGGAACGTGGTCAGAGAATTTTCCAAAAAATTATAAACTTAAATTTCTTGGGGAATATCAAGGAAGATGAATTTATAGTTGAGTTTACGGATTTATACTGTGATTTGAACTATTTACATCCGTTCAGAGAAGGCAACGGACGTATACAAAGACTATTTTTGTCAATGCTTGTAAATTCATTAGGAAAAAGTTTGAACTTTTCACAAATTGATGCAGATTATTTAATGATAGCAACTATCAAATCGGTTAGTGGTGATATATTTATGTTAAGAGATATTTTTAGAGAATATATTACACAAAATTAA
- a CDS encoding WYL domain-containing protein, giving the protein MLRVSNQKDNNDDIKIKRLYADDVGICGKVIIIQNAMNKNVNVKIRYNSKQEILNKEIPPVKIVKFIDKNLFYLISIENGELAYYRINRIIDIKLTKTKSIVSDEDLKLLDIFDYGYHTCNRH; this is encoded by the coding sequence TTGTTGCGTGTTTCTAACCAAAAAGATAACAATGATGATATAAAAATCAAACGTCTGTATGCAGACGATGTTGGTATTTGCGGTAAAGTTATTATCATACAAAATGCAATGAATAAGAATGTTAATGTAAAGATTCGGTATAATTCAAAGCAGGAAATTTTAAATAAAGAAATACCGCCCGTTAAAATTGTAAAGTTTATTGACAAAAATCTGTTTTATTTGATTTCGATAGAAAACGGGGAGTTGGCATATTACAGAATCAACAGAATTATTGATATAAAGCTTACGAAAACCAAAAGTATCGTATCTGATGAAGATTTGAAATTGCTTGATATTTTTGATTACGGTTATCATACTTGTAATAGACATTAA
- a CDS encoding antitoxin VbhA family protein → MNQILLQETEKVLNNAIASVEIEGYKLSDDEKELCMEVLNGKLTKDDFIKIMLERCTV, encoded by the coding sequence ATGAATCAAATTTTATTACAAGAAACAGAAAAAGTTTTAAACAATGCGATTGCGTCAGTTGAAATAGAAGGTTACAAACTTTCTGATGATGAAAAAGAACTTTGTATGGAAGTTTTAAACGGAAAACTCACAAAAGATGACTTTATAAAAATAATGCTTGAAAGGTGTACAGTATAA
- a CDS encoding phosphoketolase family protein yields MNSNDCLEKQPLCDEMLTKMDAWWRAANYLAAGQLYLLDNPLLREPLKREHVKHKIVGHWGTVPGQNFVYTHLNRVIKRYDLDMIYISGPGHGGNFMVANTYMEGSYSEVYPNVSQDTEGMKKLFKQFSFPGGISSHVAPETPGSINEGGELGYSLAHAFGSVFDNPDLITACVVGDGEAETGPLATAWQSNKFLNPINDGAVLPILHLNGYKISNPTIFSRISHEEIESFFKGCGWEPYFVEGDDPMTMHKLMAETMDTVIEKIKAIQKNARENNDASRPKWPMIVLRTPKGWTGPKVVDGNQIEGTFRAHQVPMDMSKPEHLEQLKEWMLSYKPEELFDENGRLVPEIAALAPEGNYRMGANPHANGGLLLRDLRMPDFRDYAFDVPFPGSVEGQDMIELGGFVRDIFKLNKESKNFRIFGPDETMSNRLGKVFEETNRDWNGEKYDNDEFLATDGRVMDSMLSEHMCEGWLEGYILTGRHGFFASYEAFIRIIDSMAAQHAKWLKVTSELPWRQKIASLNLILSSNVWQQDHNGFTHQDPGFLDHISNKKADVARIYLPPDANCLLSCFDHCIRSKNYVNVLVTSKHPRPQWLTMEQAVKHCTQGIGIWDWASNDKGCEPDVVLACCGDTPTLEILAAATILHKNMPDLKIRVVNVVDLMKLQPQSEHPHGLSDVEYDSIFTKDKPIIFAFHGYRKLVHELTYNRHNRNLHVFGYMEEGTITTPFDMRVQNEIDRFHLVKATVESLPQLGNKGAYLNQLMCDKLVEHKQYIAEYGQDLPEVRNWKWESIND; encoded by the coding sequence ATGAATTCAAATGATTGTTTGGAAAAACAGCCATTATGCGACGAAATGCTTACAAAAATGGACGCATGGTGGAGAGCTGCGAACTATCTTGCGGCAGGTCAACTTTACTTACTTGACAACCCTCTTTTGAGAGAGCCTCTTAAAAGAGAACACGTAAAGCACAAAATAGTAGGCCACTGGGGTACAGTGCCGGGTCAAAACTTTGTTTACACTCACTTAAACAGAGTTATTAAGCGTTACGATCTTGATATGATTTACATTTCAGGTCCGGGACACGGCGGTAACTTTATGGTGGCAAATACATATATGGAAGGCTCTTATTCGGAAGTATATCCGAACGTAAGCCAAGATACAGAGGGTATGAAAAAACTGTTTAAGCAGTTCTCATTCCCGGGCGGTATTTCAAGCCACGTTGCACCCGAAACACCGGGTTCAATCAACGAAGGCGGTGAGCTTGGTTACTCACTTGCACACGCATTCGGTTCGGTATTTGATAATCCCGATCTTATCACTGCTTGTGTTGTCGGTGACGGTGAGGCTGAAACAGGTCCTCTTGCAACAGCATGGCAATCAAACAAATTCCTAAACCCAATAAATGACGGTGCGGTATTACCTATACTTCACTTAAACGGATATAAAATTTCAAATCCAACAATTTTCTCACGTATATCACACGAAGAAATCGAATCATTCTTCAAGGGATGTGGTTGGGAACCGTACTTTGTTGAGGGCGACGACCCTATGACAATGCACAAATTGATGGCAGAAACTATGGATACAGTAATCGAAAAGATTAAGGCAATCCAAAAGAATGCCCGTGAAAATAATGACGCGTCACGTCCAAAGTGGCCTATGATTGTTCTTCGTACACCAAAGGGTTGGACAGGTCCAAAGGTTGTTGACGGAAACCAAATCGAAGGTACATTCAGAGCGCACCAAGTACCTATGGATATGTCAAAGCCTGAACATCTTGAACAGCTAAAAGAATGGATGTTAAGCTACAAACCTGAAGAATTGTTCGACGAAAACGGCAGACTTGTTCCTGAAATCGCCGCACTTGCTCCGGAGGGCAATTACAGAATGGGTGCTAACCCACACGCAAACGGCGGTTTGCTTTTAAGAGATTTACGTATGCCTGATTTCAGAGATTATGCATTTGATGTACCGTTTCCGGGTTCTGTCGAGGGACAGGATATGATTGAACTTGGCGGATTTGTTCGTGACATATTCAAACTAAATAAGGAAAGCAAAAATTTCCGTATATTCGGTCCTGACGAAACTATGTCAAACAGACTTGGTAAAGTGTTTGAAGAAACAAACCGTGACTGGAACGGTGAAAAATACGATAATGACGAATTCCTTGCAACAGACGGCAGAGTTATGGACTCAATGCTTTCGGAACATATGTGTGAAGGTTGGCTTGAGGGCTATATTTTGACAGGTCGTCACGGTTTCTTTGCAAGTTACGAAGCATTTATCAGAATAATCGATTCAATGGCTGCACAGCATGCTAAATGGTTAAAGGTTACATCGGAACTTCCATGGCGTCAAAAGATTGCATCGCTAAATCTTATCTTGTCATCAAACGTATGGCAGCAAGACCATAACGGTTTTACACACCAGGACCCGGGATTCCTTGACCATATTTCAAATAAGAAAGCAGACGTTGCAAGAATTTATCTTCCGCCGGATGCCAACTGCCTGCTATCATGCTTTGACCATTGTATCAGAAGTAAGAACTATGTAAACGTTCTTGTAACATCAAAGCACCCACGTCCGCAATGGCTTACAATGGAACAGGCTGTTAAGCACTGTACACAAGGTATCGGTATTTGGGATTGGGCATCAAACGATAAAGGTTGTGAACCTGATGTTGTACTTGCTTGCTGCGGTGATACACCGACACTTGAAATTCTTGCGGCAGCTACAATTCTTCATAAGAATATGCCTGATTTAAAAATTCGTGTTGTAAACGTAGTTGACCTTATGAAACTTCAGCCACAGTCTGAACACCCTCACGGTCTTAGCGACGTTGAATACGATTCAATCTTTACAAAGGATAAGCCGATTATATTCGCATTCCACGGTTACAGAAAACTTGTACACGAACTTACATATAACAGACATAACAGAAATCTTCACGTTTTTGGTTATATGGAAGAGGGCACAATCACTACTCCGTTCGATATGCGTGTTCAAAATGAAATCGATCGTTTCCACCTTGTTAAGGCAACTGTTGAAAGCTTGCCTCAGCTTGGCAATAAGGGTGCATACCTAAATCAACTTATGTGCGATAAACTTGTTGAACATAAGCAATACATTGCCGAATACGGTCAGGACTTGCCTGAAGTTCGTAATTGGAAATGGGAATCAATTAACGACTAA
- a CDS encoding MarR family winged helix-turn-helix transcriptional regulator gives MSVENYINQYCSYIHEWDAVYEEYAKSVGLSYTGLIILYEIYEIENCTQKKLCEYCFIPKQTVNAVVTSFYKNGWIMLEEMPQDRRNKTIHLTEKGRKDT, from the coding sequence ATGTCGGTTGAAAATTATATCAATCAATACTGTTCATACATACATGAATGGGATGCGGTATATGAGGAATATGCGAAGTCTGTAGGACTGTCATATACGGGGTTGATTATTCTGTATGAAATTTATGAAATTGAAAACTGCACGCAAAAGAAGTTATGTGAATATTGTTTTATACCTAAGCAGACCGTTAATGCGGTGGTAACGTCTTTTTACAAAAACGGTTGGATTATGTTAGAGGAAATGCCGCAGGACAGGCGGAACAAGACAATTCACCTAACCGAAAAGGGCAGAAAAGATACTTAA